The Cylindrospermopsis curvispora GIHE-G1 genome contains a region encoding:
- the rpmI gene encoding 50S ribosomal protein L35: MPKLKTRKAAAKRFRVTGSGKIVRRKAFKNHLLEHKTSGKKRSLSKMAVVDERDEDNVRLMLPYL; this comes from the coding sequence ATGCCTAAACTCAAGACCCGAAAAGCTGCAGCAAAAAGATTCCGCGTCACTGGTAGCGGTAAAATTGTGCGTCGCAAAGCCTTCAAAAACCATTTGTTAGAACATAAAACATCTGGCAAGAAGCGTAGTCTGTCAAAAATGGCAGTTGTTGACGAAAGGGATGAAGATAATGTGCGCTTAATGTTGCCCTATCTATAA
- a CDS encoding transporter substrate-binding domain-containing protein has product MKFFLFSLSFLPLTILLFSCVLLPLPGTINTSLAATMQEIQERGYITIAVKDNIPPLAFRDKQGNLQGLEIDLAKRLARDLLGDSQGSRVKLQPVTNIERLPAVFNHRVDLAIARVTATPSRSRIVSLSIPYYYDGTAIVTKNPAIQKPSDLNNRRICVLNYSSTIPHVKYAIPQGELVGVNSYLEAKKLLDNGQVDACAADSTVFQGWIEPHTQYSQYKILLDRLSVEPLSVVMPKGLQYDELRTRVNDLIADYIAQGWLKSSY; this is encoded by the coding sequence ATGAAATTTTTCCTTTTTTCGTTAAGTTTCCTCCCCCTAACTATCTTACTTTTTTCCTGCGTGCTTTTACCCCTACCTGGCACAATAAATACCAGCTTGGCAGCAACCATGCAGGAAATTCAAGAAAGGGGGTACATAACCATTGCAGTGAAGGATAACATTCCTCCCCTAGCATTTAGGGATAAACAGGGCAATTTACAGGGTCTGGAAATTGATTTGGCCAAACGTTTGGCTAGGGACTTGTTGGGTGATTCCCAGGGTTCTAGGGTTAAATTGCAACCGGTAACTAATATTGAACGTCTACCAGCAGTATTCAACCATAGGGTGGATTTAGCCATAGCAAGAGTTACTGCTACTCCATCTCGTTCCCGCATAGTTAGCTTGAGTATCCCTTATTACTATGATGGCACAGCCATAGTGACAAAAAACCCTGCTATTCAAAAACCATCAGACCTCAATAACCGTCGGATTTGCGTACTCAACTATTCCAGCACTATTCCCCATGTTAAATATGCTATTCCCCAAGGGGAGTTGGTGGGCGTGAATTCTTACCTAGAAGCCAAAAAACTATTAGATAATGGTCAAGTAGACGCTTGTGCAGCAGACTCTACTGTATTCCAAGGTTGGATAGAACCACATACTCAATATAGCCAATACAAAATACTACTAGACAGACTGTCAGTAGAGCCATTATCAGTAGTGATGCCTAAAGGATTGCAGTATGATGAACTAAGAACAAGAGTGAATGACTTAATAGCTGATTACATAGCGCAAGGTTGGTTGAAGAGTTCCTATTAA
- a CDS encoding DMT family transporter has product MLEQPGLPLNSTKNYSFSWAFVWLLLGVFILSFGAIFTRLSENELGPAATSFNRYYIATIVLALWEGTQYGMNNSSNPNKSIQLKDWGIFLLSSVLGTATIFLWALSLTQTSVANSNLLHNFTPIFAVLGGWLFFGQRFDYKFVLGMTLAIIGVAIISFGDFQEAVNSLYGDCLALLSAVFYALNYLVRENLRSKFSASTILLRTCLLGGCFTFLITLTTETQLFPTSWQTWLTVISLGVLCQIIGQGLLIHNLKQFSSGFVTLLMLIEPLLTALFAWVIFGEKLSPLNWIAFFLILTGIYIAKLSIGSVKLTEETSGD; this is encoded by the coding sequence ATGCTTGAGCAACCAGGTTTACCACTAAATAGTACCAAAAACTATTCATTTTCATGGGCTTTTGTTTGGTTATTATTAGGAGTTTTTATTTTATCCTTTGGGGCAATTTTTACTCGACTGAGCGAAAACGAACTTGGACCAGCAGCAACTAGTTTTAATCGTTATTACATAGCTACAATTGTTTTGGCTCTGTGGGAAGGAACTCAATATGGGATGAATAATTCATCTAACCCGAATAAATCCATTCAGTTGAAAGATTGGGGAATTTTTCTTTTGTCATCAGTATTAGGAACGGCTACTATTTTTCTTTGGGCTTTGTCATTAACTCAAACCAGCGTTGCTAATTCTAATTTACTCCATAATTTCACCCCTATCTTTGCTGTATTAGGTGGATGGCTGTTCTTTGGTCAACGTTTTGATTATAAGTTTGTATTGGGAATGACGTTAGCAATCATTGGGGTAGCTATCATCAGTTTTGGAGATTTTCAAGAAGCAGTTAACTCCCTTTATGGTGATTGTTTAGCTCTTCTATCTGCTGTTTTTTATGCTCTCAATTATCTAGTTCGAGAAAATCTTCGTTCCAAATTTTCAGCCTCCACTATATTACTGCGGACTTGCTTATTGGGTGGATGCTTTACTTTCTTAATTACATTAACTACTGAAACCCAATTATTTCCAACCTCTTGGCAAACTTGGCTCACAGTTATTTCTCTAGGGGTTTTGTGTCAAATTATAGGACAGGGATTACTAATTCATAATCTTAAGCAATTTTCTTCGGGTTTTGTGACGCTTTTAATGCTCATTGAACCTTTGCTAACAGCTTTATTCGCTTGGGTAATTTTTGGAGAAAAATTGAGCCCTCTTAATTGGATAGCATTTTTTCTGATTTTAACAGGTATATATATAGCAAAATTAAGCATTGGTTCAGTAAAGCTGACTGAGGAAACCTCAGGAGACTGA
- the rplT gene encoding 50S ribosomal protein L20 — translation MTRVKRGNVARNRRNKILKLAKGFRGSHSTLFRTANQQVMKALRSAYRDRKKKKRDFRRLWITRINAASRQQGLSYSQLIGNLKKANVELNRKMLAQLAVLDPTTFAKVAELASSVKGN, via the coding sequence ATGACTCGTGTAAAACGCGGTAATGTTGCTCGTAACCGTCGCAACAAAATCCTCAAATTAGCCAAGGGTTTTCGAGGATCCCATTCCACCCTATTTAGAACTGCTAATCAACAGGTAATGAAGGCACTCAGAAGTGCCTACAGAGATAGAAAAAAGAAAAAGCGTGATTTTCGTCGTTTGTGGATTACAAGAATTAACGCTGCTTCTAGACAACAAGGTTTAAGCTACAGTCAGTTAATTGGCAACTTGAAAAAAGCTAATGTGGAGTTGAACCGGAAAATGTTAGCACAATTGGCAGTGTTAGATCCTACTACTTTTGCTAAGGTAGCTGAATTAGCGAGTTCTGTAAAAGGTAATTAG
- a CDS encoding ribonuclease toxin HepT-like protein, which produces MHHDSLPVLIAEIEESQKVLTDLEKLYNTYKPFFTDESKRDIRDAVLLADIFCNTYTCLETIFLRISREFENHLDDSQWHKELLRKMRIEIPGIRQALLSHHSYQLLDELRRFRHFKRYYYDFNYDWSRLDYLANIYERAIALVFNELTSYIAFLQNLIKI; this is translated from the coding sequence ATGCATCATGATAGTTTACCGGTTCTAATTGCAGAAATTGAAGAGAGTCAAAAGGTATTGACAGATTTGGAAAAATTATATAATACCTATAAACCATTTTTTACCGATGAGAGCAAACGAGATATTCGGGATGCAGTTTTGCTGGCGGATATCTTTTGTAATACTTATACTTGTTTAGAAACTATATTTCTACGCATCTCTAGAGAATTTGAAAACCACCTGGATGATTCCCAATGGCATAAAGAACTGCTGCGCAAAATGCGGATTGAGATTCCCGGAATTCGTCAAGCTCTTTTGTCCCACCACTCCTACCAACTATTGGATGAGTTACGACGATTCCGTCACTTTAAAAGATATTACTACGATTTTAACTATGATTGGTCTCGTTTGGACTATTTAGCCAATATTTATGAAAGGGCAATAGCTCTGGTCTTTAATGAATTAACAAGCTATATAGCTTTTTTACAGAACTTGATTAAAATTTAA
- a CDS encoding DUF29 domain-containing protein — MSLYKTDYYLWVLETVNQLQSRDFTSIDWENLIEEVWDLGRSEKRKLKSLLRNLCEHLLKLTYWESEIDRNKFHWRGEIRNFRQQIQDELEESPSLKNYLDEVLLECYQDAREIFADKSQIPLSSLPEIPMGTLEQILDAKWLPNHAPKQ; from the coding sequence ATGAGTCTATACAAAACGGATTACTATCTGTGGGTACTAGAAACAGTTAACCAACTGCAAAGTCGTGATTTTACGTCTATTGACTGGGAAAATCTCATTGAAGAGGTATGGGACTTAGGTCGCTCAGAAAAGAGGAAACTTAAAAGTCTTTTAAGGAATCTATGTGAGCATTTGCTTAAACTAACCTACTGGGAATCTGAAATAGATAGAAACAAATTTCATTGGCGAGGTGAAATCCGTAATTTTCGCCAACAAATTCAAGATGAGCTGGAAGAGAGTCCCAGTCTGAAAAATTATCTGGATGAAGTTCTGTTAGAATGTTACCAAGATGCTAGGGAAATATTTGCGGATAAATCACAAATTCCTTTAAGTAGTTTACCGGAAATTCCCATGGGCACTTTAGAGCAAATATTAGATGCAAAATGGTTGCCAAACCATGCACCCAAACAATGA
- a CDS encoding form I ribulose bisphosphate carboxylase large subunit, whose amino-acid sequence MSYAQTKTQSKSGYQAGVKDYRLTYYTPDYTPKDTDLLAAFRMTPQPGVPPEEAGAAVAAESSTGTWTTVWTDLLTDLDRYKGRCYDIEPVPGEDNQYIAYVAYPLDLFEEGSVTNMFTSIVGNVFGFKALRALRLEDLRIPVAYLKTFQGPPHGIQVERDKLNKYGRPLLGCTIKPKLGLSAKNYGRAVYECLRGGLDFTKDDENINSAPFQRWRDRFLFVAEAIKKSQAETGEIKGHYLNVTAPTCEEMLKRAEFAKELEMPIIMHDYLTAGFTANTTLARWCRDNGLLLHIHRAMHAVIDRQKNHGIHFRVLAKALRMSGGDHIHTGTVVGKLEGDRAITMGFVDLLRENYVEQDKSRGIYFTQDWASMPGVMAVASGGIHVWHMPALVEIFGDDSVLQFGGGTLGHPWGNAPGATANRVALEACIQARNEGRNLAREGNDIIREAAKWSPELAAACELWKEIKFEFETVDTV is encoded by the coding sequence ATGTCTTACGCGCAAACGAAGACTCAGAGCAAATCTGGGTATCAAGCTGGGGTTAAAGATTACAGACTAACATATTACACACCCGATTACACACCAAAGGATACAGACCTTCTAGCTGCATTCCGGATGACACCCCAACCCGGAGTTCCTCCCGAAGAAGCAGGCGCAGCAGTAGCAGCTGAATCTTCTACAGGTACTTGGACAACAGTTTGGACAGATCTATTAACTGACTTAGATCGTTACAAGGGACGTTGTTATGACATCGAACCAGTACCAGGTGAAGATAACCAATATATCGCTTATGTAGCTTACCCCCTGGACCTATTTGAAGAAGGTTCCGTAACCAACATGTTTACCTCTATTGTAGGTAACGTGTTTGGATTTAAAGCCCTACGCGCCCTGCGTTTAGAAGATTTACGTATTCCCGTAGCTTACCTCAAGACGTTCCAAGGCCCTCCTCATGGTATTCAGGTTGAGCGCGACAAGTTGAATAAATATGGTCGTCCTTTATTGGGTTGTACCATTAAACCCAAATTGGGTCTCTCCGCTAAAAACTATGGACGCGCAGTATATGAGTGCTTACGCGGTGGTCTGGATTTCACCAAAGATGATGAAAACATCAACTCCGCTCCTTTCCAAAGATGGCGCGATCGCTTCTTGTTTGTAGCAGAAGCTATTAAGAAGTCTCAAGCAGAAACAGGTGAAATCAAGGGTCACTACCTAAACGTTACGGCTCCTACCTGTGAAGAAATGCTCAAGCGTGCTGAGTTTGCAAAAGAACTAGAGATGCCTATCATCATGCACGATTACTTGACCGCAGGATTCACAGCTAACACAACCCTAGCTCGTTGGTGTCGTGATAACGGATTGTTATTACACATTCACCGGGCTATGCACGCCGTAATTGACCGTCAAAAGAACCATGGGATTCACTTCCGGGTACTAGCTAAAGCCCTGCGTATGTCTGGTGGAGACCATATTCACACTGGTACTGTAGTAGGTAAATTAGAAGGCGATCGCGCTATCACCATGGGTTTCGTAGATTTACTACGTGAGAATTACGTAGAGCAAGACAAATCTCGTGGTATTTACTTTACCCAAGACTGGGCTTCCATGCCTGGGGTAATGGCGGTAGCTTCCGGTGGTATTCACGTATGGCACATGCCAGCTCTAGTAGAGATCTTCGGAGATGATTCCGTACTACAATTTGGTGGTGGTACCTTAGGTCACCCTTGGGGTAATGCGCCTGGAGCAACAGCTAACCGTGTAGCCTTAGAAGCATGTATTCAAGCGCGTAACGAAGGTCGTAACTTAGCCCGTGAAGGTAACGACATTATTCGGGAAGCTGCCAAGTGGTCACCTGAATTAGCAGCTGCTTGCGAACTGTGGAAAGAAATCAAATTTGAATTTGAGACCGTTGATACCGTCTGA
- a CDS encoding ribulose bisphosphate carboxylase small subunit has protein sequence MQTLPKERRYETLSYLPPLSDAQIEKQVQYILSQGYIPAVEFNETSEPTEFFWTLWKLPLFNAKTTREVLGEVQSCRSQYGNCYIRVVGFDNIKQCQVLSFIVHKPTRY, from the coding sequence ATGCAAACCTTACCAAAAGAGCGTCGTTACGAAACCCTATCCTATCTTCCTCCCCTGTCGGACGCCCAAATTGAGAAACAAGTGCAATACATTTTGAGCCAAGGGTATATTCCTGCGGTAGAGTTCAATGAGACTTCTGAACCTACAGAGTTTTTCTGGACATTGTGGAAGCTACCCCTGTTCAACGCCAAAACCACCCGTGAGGTGTTAGGGGAAGTACAGTCTTGTCGTTCTCAATACGGCAACTGCTACATTCGGGTTGTGGGTTTTGATAACATCAAACAGTGTCAAGTATTGAGCTTTATTGTTCATAAACCTACCAGATACTAA
- a CDS encoding FAD-dependent oxidoreductase codes for MPNQHNDVNILVIGAGVSGLTTAICLREAGFNVIIIADRFAPDLTSVVAGALWEWPPAVCGRHGTPRSLERSKEWCMTAYNKFKEIHAEFGSQETGVYLRDSYFYFRDILENRPADFRKMNELKDKVDGFERGLHIVKETIDLTFQGGIKDAFKHMAPMANTDVYMKWLLQYVKDIGCEIIQEKITVNVVQNEHELLRRFNAKAIVNCAGLGSIATTGDTSMYPLRGALVRVKNLGGVITDAHCISHDETSSSEQDIIFIVPRGDDLVVLGGLAQQDQWDTNLSLEVPIIRQMYDGCLQFLQELRPLPLDEQEPVRTGLRPFTEENVCVERVPNTRVFYNYGHGGAGVTLSWGCSQEIVELVQEMIREDANPVAFLSNKIDTNKQTIFVLHDMLPSKTDFREIQSSNRNLVLLCSRRGISKVIPSQYQHLNLVQIVEPYNLQNLLQTYQQIKAAYGLLDDNCRIVTNDEYSVLLAAQLREALNLAGDRPTMIRQFTDKSYLKSALKNSSIRVPKHLIFNQSQYRHEGISYLQFVIKELGNDIFVKPVIGAGSEKTRRIHTIDELKAWCNSNVDSDDEFEFNEFIRGELYNTSVVMKNGLPCYFAACKHYRPNDDFIYGHAIGNIVVREEDPKFEKLRQFSSDTLQSLEHDYPKNGVLNIDFFLQEGSEEPILMEVAARTPGGLVSKMFYTYQGVRLNELHLQLQMGDDPEIILKNRSEWKYSAYSIHPKQEGVVTEIEKPILDSDVEVYWQIYLGETLKVSESMRDVAIAMLLSNHDFSTLEQDYKLANSLSLYKTKKDSFQELKAVFVALTV; via the coding sequence GTGCCAAACCAACATAATGATGTCAATATTTTAGTAATTGGGGCAGGGGTAAGCGGTCTAACAACCGCTATCTGTCTGAGAGAAGCTGGTTTTAATGTGATTATTATTGCAGACCGTTTCGCCCCTGATTTAACCTCTGTTGTCGCAGGTGCGTTGTGGGAATGGCCACCAGCGGTTTGTGGTCGTCATGGGACTCCTAGATCCCTGGAACGCTCCAAAGAATGGTGTATGACCGCTTACAATAAATTCAAGGAAATACACGCAGAGTTTGGTTCACAAGAAACAGGCGTTTATTTAAGGGACTCCTATTTTTATTTCCGAGATATTTTGGAAAATCGACCCGCTGATTTTCGCAAGATGAATGAACTCAAGGACAAGGTTGATGGATTTGAAAGAGGATTACACATCGTTAAAGAAACCATTGATTTAACTTTCCAAGGAGGCATAAAAGATGCTTTTAAGCATATGGCTCCCATGGCAAATACTGATGTCTACATGAAGTGGTTACTGCAATACGTCAAGGATATTGGATGTGAAATCATCCAGGAAAAAATTACTGTCAATGTAGTTCAAAATGAGCACGAACTTCTCCGTCGCTTCAATGCAAAAGCAATTGTTAATTGTGCGGGACTAGGTTCTATCGCAACTACAGGAGATACTTCCATGTATCCCTTGAGAGGCGCACTTGTCAGAGTTAAAAATTTAGGTGGAGTGATCACAGATGCTCATTGCATTTCCCACGATGAAACTTCATCCTCTGAACAAGACATTATTTTCATTGTTCCTAGAGGGGATGATTTAGTAGTTTTAGGAGGATTAGCACAGCAAGACCAATGGGATACAAACTTATCTTTGGAAGTGCCAATTATTCGACAGATGTATGATGGTTGTTTGCAATTTCTCCAAGAATTAAGACCACTCCCACTTGATGAACAAGAGCCTGTAAGAACTGGTTTGCGACCATTTACAGAAGAAAATGTTTGTGTAGAAAGAGTGCCAAATACTCGGGTATTTTATAATTATGGACATGGAGGAGCAGGTGTAACTCTATCATGGGGATGTTCACAAGAAATTGTCGAGTTGGTACAAGAAATGATCCGCGAAGATGCCAATCCAGTTGCCTTTTTGAGTAATAAAATAGATACCAATAAGCAGACTATTTTCGTGCTGCATGATATGCTCCCCAGCAAAACTGATTTTAGAGAGATTCAATCAAGCAATAGAAATCTAGTTTTACTCTGTAGTAGGAGAGGAATAAGTAAGGTTATACCCTCCCAGTATCAACACTTGAACCTTGTGCAGATTGTAGAACCCTATAATTTGCAAAATCTCCTCCAAACCTATCAACAAATTAAGGCAGCTTATGGACTACTGGATGATAATTGTCGGATTGTCACCAATGATGAGTATTCCGTACTATTAGCCGCACAGTTACGTGAAGCTCTAAATTTAGCTGGCGATCGCCCCACAATGATCCGCCAATTTACTGACAAGAGTTACCTCAAATCTGCCCTCAAAAATTCATCCATTCGTGTACCAAAGCATCTAATTTTTAATCAGAGCCAATACCGCCACGAGGGAATTTCTTACTTACAGTTTGTCATCAAAGAACTGGGTAATGACATTTTTGTCAAGCCTGTCATTGGTGCGGGAAGCGAAAAAACTAGAAGAATACATACTATTGATGAATTGAAAGCTTGGTGTAACAGCAATGTAGATTCTGATGATGAATTTGAATTTAATGAATTTATCAGAGGCGAATTATACAATACAAGTGTTGTCATGAAAAATGGTCTACCTTGTTATTTTGCTGCTTGCAAACACTACCGACCTAATGATGATTTCATTTACGGTCATGCAATCGGGAATATTGTTGTTAGAGAGGAAGATCCAAAATTTGAGAAACTGCGACAATTCTCCAGTGATACGTTGCAAAGTTTAGAACACGATTATCCCAAAAATGGTGTACTCAATATTGATTTCTTCCTACAAGAAGGCAGTGAAGAACCAATTCTCATGGAAGTAGCAGCACGCACTCCTGGCGGCCTTGTATCAAAAATGTTCTACACATATCAAGGAGTACGTCTCAACGAATTACATCTCCAATTACAGATGGGAGATGATCCTGAAATCATCCTCAAAAACAGAAGTGAATGGAAGTATAGTGCTTACTCGATTCATCCAAAGCAGGAGGGTGTGGTGACAGAAATTGAGAAGCCAATTCTCGACAGTGACGTGGAAGTTTATTGGCAGATTTATCTGGGAGAGACACTCAAGGTATCAGAAAGTATGAGAGATGTTGCTATTGCCATGCTTTTGAGCAATCATGACTTTTCAACACTCGAACAGGATTATAAACTAGCTAATTCGCTCAGTTTATATAAGACTAAAAAAGATTCTTTCCAGGAATTAAAAGCTGTTTTTGTAGCCCTGACAGTATAA
- a CDS encoding tetratricopeptide repeat protein encodes MDNNLIIIYLSIFVGLLLFAAISVFRQVLKTRKTENSLERLKNKLTKEKGSAQEYYELASIYSEKKVFSQAITLYQKAIKAAEEEEEKDIAPVYNALGYVYFCQDQYDLAIRQYKEAIKLKPDYVTALNNLAHAYEKKKLPLQALQAYQEAVKFNPNNPIAKRRIQSLQRLVSN; translated from the coding sequence ATGGATAACAACCTAATTATCATTTATCTTTCAATATTTGTTGGGTTACTTTTGTTTGCGGCCATTAGTGTTTTTCGTCAGGTTCTCAAAACCCGCAAAACTGAAAACTCCCTTGAGCGCTTAAAAAATAAATTGACCAAGGAAAAGGGTTCCGCCCAGGAATATTACGAACTAGCAAGTATTTATTCCGAGAAAAAGGTTTTTAGCCAGGCTATTACCCTCTACCAAAAGGCTATTAAAGCAGCTGAAGAAGAGGAAGAAAAGGATATTGCTCCTGTATATAATGCCCTGGGTTATGTTTACTTCTGTCAAGACCAATATGATTTAGCTATTCGACAATATAAAGAAGCAATCAAGTTAAAACCAGACTATGTTACTGCTTTGAATAATCTTGCCCACGCCTACGAGAAGAAAAAGCTCCCCTTGCAAGCTTTACAAGCTTACCAAGAAGCAGTTAAATTTAACCCGAATAATCCTATTGCCAAAAGACGTATTCAGTCTTTACAAAGATTAGTTTCTAACTGA
- a CDS encoding nucleotidyltransferase family protein has product MFDYTKAKQFYLDKQRSLQDERHLLWQKAKLDSERIVTMIIQDYAPKQIIQWGSVLAPEHFSSVSDIDLAVLGIEPLVFLRLFADAEAMTNFSLDLIRWEDIHPAFQQILLLKGKVIYAS; this is encoded by the coding sequence ATGTTTGATTATACTAAGGCAAAGCAATTCTATCTGGATAAACAAAGGTCACTTCAAGATGAGCGTCACCTTCTTTGGCAAAAGGCTAAACTGGACTCGGAAAGAATTGTCACCATGATTATTCAGGACTACGCGCCTAAACAAATTATTCAGTGGGGGTCGGTTTTAGCGCCAGAACATTTCTCCTCTGTCTCTGATATTGATTTGGCAGTGTTGGGTATTGAACCTTTGGTTTTTCTTCGCTTGTTTGCAGATGCAGAAGCTATGACTAACTTTTCTTTAGATTTGATTCGTTGGGAAGATATTCATCCTGCTTTTCAACAAATCCTCTTGCTTAAGGGTAAAGTCATTTATGCATCATGA
- the rcbX gene encoding RuBisCO chaperone RbcX, translated as MNLREIAKETAKTLQSYLTYQALRIVLVQLSETNPPLAVWLHNFSAGKVQDGERYIEELFREKSDLALRIMTVREYIAAEITEFLPEMVRTNIQQANMEQRRQHLERITQLSVFEPHPDNNLDNPAG; from the coding sequence ATGAATTTGCGGGAAATTGCCAAAGAGACTGCCAAAACTCTCCAGAGCTACCTAACATACCAGGCGTTGAGGATAGTATTAGTGCAGTTGAGCGAAACTAATCCACCCTTGGCGGTTTGGCTACATAACTTTTCTGCGGGGAAGGTTCAGGATGGAGAGAGATACATCGAAGAGCTGTTTCGAGAGAAGTCGGATTTAGCCTTGCGGATTATGACAGTGCGGGAATACATTGCGGCGGAAATCACAGAATTTTTGCCAGAGATGGTACGGACTAACATACAGCAAGCCAACATGGAGCAGCGTCGTCAACATCTTGAGCGAATAACCCAACTAAGCGTATTTGAACCTCACCCAGATAACAATTTAGATAACCCAGCTGGTTGA